From Sinorhizobium sp. RAC02, a single genomic window includes:
- a CDS encoding transporter substrate-binding domain-containing protein gives MSMMSKTRAVLKGTRWVRSAAIAMMGLGLLANVAEAQSFEELRKNGKIVIGIQGENPPWGFVDGSNQSVGFDADVANLLGKKIGVPVEFERVAVANRIPALMTGKVDALIAVMGMYADRAKVVQFTKPYSAIDIILIAKPETAIKAPEDLKGLRIAVARASAQDKAITAAAPEATMQRFDDDSTAIQAFLAGQVDALGANNTYNLSIAKVAPDSKFETKLQFNRQYNGISVRPGQKQYVEELNAFIDEIRANGELKAIYERWLGEGSPEFPASLPDIPFTVN, from the coding sequence ATGAGCATGATGTCAAAGACACGCGCAGTCCTGAAGGGGACGCGATGGGTGCGGAGCGCTGCGATCGCCATGATGGGTCTCGGCCTGCTGGCGAACGTCGCCGAGGCGCAGAGTTTCGAGGAACTGCGCAAGAACGGCAAGATCGTCATCGGCATCCAGGGCGAAAACCCGCCATGGGGGTTTGTCGACGGTAGCAACCAGAGTGTCGGCTTCGATGCCGACGTCGCCAACCTGCTCGGCAAGAAGATCGGCGTTCCAGTCGAGTTCGAGCGCGTGGCCGTCGCCAACCGCATTCCGGCGCTGATGACCGGCAAGGTCGATGCGCTGATCGCCGTCATGGGCATGTATGCGGACCGCGCCAAGGTGGTGCAGTTCACAAAACCCTATTCGGCCATCGACATCATCCTGATCGCCAAACCAGAAACGGCCATCAAGGCGCCGGAAGACCTGAAGGGACTGCGCATTGCCGTCGCCCGCGCCTCGGCACAGGACAAGGCCATCACCGCCGCCGCACCCGAGGCCACCATGCAGCGCTTCGACGACGACTCCACCGCGATCCAGGCCTTCCTGGCCGGCCAGGTCGACGCGCTCGGCGCCAACAACACCTACAATCTCAGCATTGCCAAGGTGGCGCCGGACTCGAAGTTCGAGACCAAGCTGCAGTTCAACCGCCAGTATAACGGCATCAGCGTGCGCCCCGGCCAGAAGCAATATGTCGAGGAGCTCAACGCCTTCATCGACGAGATCCGCGCGAATGGCGAGCTGAAGGCCATCTATGAGCGCTGGCTGGGTGAGGGCTCACCGGAGTTTCCGGCCTCGCTGCCCGACATCCCGTTCACCGTGAACTGA
- a CDS encoding amino acid ABC transporter permease produces MRSFGLDEFLFLLQSFGWTLLLSALAFACGAVGGLAIALLRTSPYGWLRAIAAGYIVVFQGTPLLMQLFVIYYGVALLAIDVNAWLALAIGLMLHASAYLGEIWRGVIFAVPKGQEEAAKALGLKYWNRMIYVVLPQALRMALPSTVGFLVQLIKGTSLAAIIGFTEVTRAGQIISNATYQPLLVFGIVGAFYFALCWPLSLFSDRLEKRFAAAR; encoded by the coding sequence ATCCGCTCCTTCGGCCTGGACGAGTTTCTCTTTCTCCTGCAATCCTTCGGCTGGACGCTGCTGCTCTCGGCGCTTGCCTTCGCCTGCGGCGCGGTCGGAGGGCTGGCGATCGCGCTCCTGCGCACGTCGCCCTATGGGTGGCTGCGGGCGATCGCCGCCGGCTACATCGTCGTCTTCCAGGGCACGCCGCTCCTTATGCAGCTCTTCGTGATCTATTACGGGGTCGCGCTGCTGGCGATCGACGTCAATGCCTGGTTGGCGCTCGCCATCGGCCTGATGCTGCATGCCAGCGCCTATCTCGGCGAAATCTGGCGCGGCGTCATCTTCGCCGTGCCGAAGGGGCAAGAGGAGGCCGCCAAGGCGCTCGGCCTCAAATACTGGAACCGCATGATCTATGTCGTGCTGCCACAAGCGCTGCGCATGGCGCTGCCGAGCACGGTCGGCTTCCTGGTCCAGCTCATCAAGGGCACGTCGCTTGCCGCCATCATCGGCTTCACCGAGGTGACGCGCGCCGGCCAGATCATCTCCAACGCGACCTACCAGCCGTTGCTCGTCTTCGGCATCGTCGGCGCCTTCTATTTCGCACTCTGCTGGCCGTTGTCGCTGTTCAGCGACCGGCTGGAAAAACGCTTCGCTGCCGCCCGGTAG
- a CDS encoding TetR/AcrR family transcriptional regulator, translated as MRKSASTPRRKYERAEPTNDPERTRTDILHAAEVQFARHGYAGTTVDSIATKSRRSKRMIYYYFASKAKLYVAVLEHAYGRMRRAELDINLDEDDPRQSLKNLVDFSFDFHFAHPYHVKLIMGENLNDAKYLAASSLVPELHRPIIQRIERLLRRGYEQELFRQSISPIEVHMTISGLCFFNASNRATFSAVFDVDMQSPAARRERKQQILLSVLGRLDAVMDGFQAQYG; from the coding sequence ATGCGCAAGAGCGCAAGCACACCGCGGCGCAAATATGAGCGCGCCGAGCCGACCAACGACCCGGAGCGCACGCGGACCGACATTCTGCATGCGGCGGAAGTGCAATTCGCGCGCCACGGTTATGCCGGCACGACGGTGGACAGCATCGCGACGAAATCGCGGCGCAGCAAGCGCATGATCTATTATTACTTCGCCTCGAAGGCAAAGCTCTACGTCGCCGTGCTTGAGCACGCCTATGGCCGGATGCGGCGGGCCGAGCTGGATATCAACCTGGACGAGGATGATCCGCGGCAATCGCTCAAGAACCTCGTCGATTTCTCCTTTGATTTCCATTTTGCCCATCCGTACCACGTCAAGCTGATCATGGGCGAGAACCTGAACGACGCAAAATACCTCGCGGCATCCTCGCTGGTCCCGGAGCTTCACCGGCCGATCATCCAGCGCATCGAACGGCTGTTGCGGCGCGGATACGAACAGGAACTGTTTCGCCAGAGCATCTCGCCGATCGAGGTGCACATGACGATCTCGGGGCTGTGTTTCTTCAACGCCTCGAACCGGGCGACCTTCTCGGCGGTGTTCGACGTCGACATGCAATCGCCCGCCGCACGCCGGGAACGCAAGCAGCAGATCCTGCTGTCCGTGCTCGGACGCCTGGATGCCGTCATGGACGGGTTCCAGGCGCAATACGGCTAG
- a CDS encoding Gfo/Idh/MocA family oxidoreductase, translating into MSGISIVVIGAGLIGRKHLKKVTEHVDFELVGIADVNRDAVAAHYPATPVFADYRRMLDETKPMAAIIASPNQVHAEIGIECARRGIHILVEKPVTDTLEAATRLIEEVRRAGVKTLVGHHRRHHEQVQTLRGLIAGDDIGALVGVSAIWAAYKPDAYFAVAPWRTQEGGGPVLINLIHEIDFLRFTAGEIVAVSAIASNRQRHFDVEDTAGAVLEFENGALGTFIVSDSAVTPWTVEQGVGEAVEFPFSGESSYRFLGSRGSLEFPNLVRWNQEPGERGWNQPVRAQRLFATTIDPYVAQLDHFRDVICGAVMSLQSVDDGARTLIATLAVTEAARRKTRIELQPRYENLAA; encoded by the coding sequence ATGTCCGGCATATCAATCGTCGTCATCGGCGCTGGACTCATCGGCCGCAAGCACCTGAAGAAGGTGACTGAGCATGTCGATTTCGAGCTGGTCGGTATTGCCGACGTCAACCGGGATGCCGTCGCGGCACACTATCCCGCAACGCCGGTTTTTGCCGATTACCGTCGCATGCTCGACGAGACGAAGCCGATGGCAGCGATCATCGCCTCGCCCAACCAGGTGCATGCGGAAATCGGCATCGAATGCGCGCGCCGCGGTATTCACATCCTGGTCGAAAAGCCGGTGACCGACACGTTGGAGGCGGCGACCCGGCTGATCGAGGAGGTGCGCCGCGCCGGCGTCAAGACGCTAGTAGGTCATCATCGCCGACACCATGAACAGGTGCAGACGCTGCGCGGCCTAATCGCGGGCGACGACATCGGCGCGCTCGTCGGCGTCTCGGCGATCTGGGCGGCCTACAAACCGGATGCCTATTTCGCGGTCGCCCCCTGGCGCACGCAGGAGGGCGGCGGGCCGGTGCTGATCAACCTCATTCATGAGATCGACTTCCTGCGCTTCACCGCGGGCGAGATCGTCGCTGTCAGCGCCATCGCTTCCAACCGACAGCGCCATTTCGACGTCGAGGACACGGCCGGCGCGGTGCTGGAATTCGAGAATGGCGCGCTCGGCACCTTCATCGTGAGCGACAGTGCGGTGACGCCATGGACGGTGGAGCAGGGCGTCGGCGAGGCCGTCGAGTTCCCGTTCAGCGGCGAAAGCAGCTATCGGTTTCTCGGCAGCCGCGGTTCGCTGGAGTTTCCGAACCTCGTGCGCTGGAATCAGGAGCCCGGCGAGCGTGGCTGGAACCAGCCGGTGCGTGCCCAACGCCTGTTTGCCACGACCATCGACCCCTATGTCGCGCAACTCGATCATTTCCGCGATGTCATCTGCGGTGCGGTAATGAGCCTGCAAAGCGTCGACGACGGTGCCCGCACACTTATCGCGACCCTCGCCGTCACCGAGGCGGCGCGGCGCAAGACGCGCATCGAGTTGCAGCCGCGCTACGAAAACCTCGCGGCCTGA
- the aroQ gene encoding type II 3-dehydroquinate dehydratase, producing MTKKPIYVLNGTNLNLLGEREPHIYGYTTLADIEARCHETGAASAHGLVFRQSNHEGVLIDWIHEARREAAAIVINAGALTHTSIAIHDALKAFAGPIIELHITNVHRREPFRHHSYISFAATAVICGLGAEGYAVAVEQAARLAEAAKTDVST from the coding sequence ATGACCAAAAAGCCGATCTACGTTCTCAACGGCACCAATCTGAACCTGCTCGGCGAGCGTGAGCCGCATATCTACGGCTACACGACACTCGCCGACATCGAGGCGCGCTGCCATGAAACCGGCGCAGCCTCGGCGCACGGCCTCGTCTTCCGCCAATCCAACCACGAGGGCGTGCTGATCGATTGGATCCACGAGGCGAGGCGCGAGGCGGCCGCCATCGTCATCAATGCCGGTGCGCTGACCCACACGTCGATCGCCATTCACGACGCGCTGAAAGCCTTTGCCGGCCCGATCATCGAACTGCACATCACGAACGTCCACCGCCGCGAACCCTTCCGCCATCACTCGTACATTTCCTTTGCCGCAACGGCGGTGATCTGCGGTCTCGGCGCCGAAGGCTACGCGGTTGCCGTCGAACAGGCGGCCCGGCTGGCGGAGGCTGCAAAGACTGATGTGTCGACGTGA
- a CDS encoding amino acid ABC transporter permease, with product MSYQFDFGVVVAAWPDLLRGCLLTLTISCQAMALGLAIGLVCVLLRRTGIAPLVWSVKGFVEIIRNTPFLVQAFFLYLGLPSVGIRLSPDVAAVLALGLNGGAYATEIIRSGVESIHKGQIEAGVALGLRPLQIFRHIILIPALRVCFPALASQFILLMLTSSIVASISAVELTTVGQLLETTTFRSFEIYLTLTGLYLAMSAMLSGLFAMIERLFFSYPVR from the coding sequence GTGAGCTATCAATTCGATTTCGGCGTTGTCGTCGCTGCCTGGCCCGACCTGTTGCGCGGCTGCCTGCTGACGCTGACGATCTCTTGCCAGGCCATGGCGCTGGGGCTTGCCATCGGGCTCGTCTGCGTCTTGCTGCGCCGCACCGGCATTGCGCCGCTCGTCTGGTCCGTGAAAGGTTTCGTCGAGATCATCCGCAACACGCCGTTCCTGGTGCAGGCCTTCTTCCTCTATCTCGGCCTGCCGTCGGTTGGCATCCGCCTCAGTCCGGATGTGGCGGCGGTGCTGGCGCTCGGCCTCAATGGCGGGGCCTATGCGACGGAGATCATCCGCAGCGGCGTTGAATCCATTCACAAGGGCCAGATCGAGGCGGGCGTTGCGCTCGGCCTGCGGCCACTCCAGATTTTCCGCCACATCATCCTGATCCCGGCGCTCAGGGTGTGCTTTCCCGCACTCGCCAGCCAGTTCATCCTGCTGATGCTGACCTCCAGCATCGTCGCGTCGATCTCCGCCGTGGAACTGACGACGGTCGGCCAGCTGCTCGAGACGACGACGTTCCGCAGCTTCGAGATCTACCTCACGCTCACCGGCCTCTATCTCGCGATGTCCGCCATGCTGTCAGGGCTGTTCGCGATGATCGAGCGCCTGTTCTTCTCCTACCCGGTACGGTGA
- a CDS encoding amino acid ABC transporter ATP-binding protein has translation MDNVDKWYGAFHALKSINLAVGQGEKVVLCGPSGSGKSTLIRCINHLESIAKGKIVVDGIELASGASIDAIRREVGMVFQSFNLFPHMTVLRNCMLAPIKVRGLKAREAEEIARTYLERVRIADQADKYPAQLSGGQQQRVAIARALCMNPKVLLFDEPTSALDPEMVKEVLDTMISLAVEGRTMVCVTHEMGFARAVADRVIFMAGGEIIEEATPNEFFTSPRSERTRAFLGQILGH, from the coding sequence ATGGACAATGTGGACAAATGGTACGGCGCCTTCCACGCGCTGAAGAGCATCAATCTGGCGGTCGGGCAGGGCGAGAAGGTCGTCCTGTGCGGCCCCTCGGGGTCGGGAAAGTCGACCCTCATCCGCTGCATCAACCATCTCGAGAGCATCGCGAAGGGCAAGATTGTCGTCGACGGCATCGAGCTTGCCAGCGGCGCGTCGATCGATGCGATCCGGCGCGAGGTCGGCATGGTGTTCCAGAGCTTCAACCTCTTCCCGCACATGACAGTTCTGCGCAACTGCATGCTCGCCCCGATCAAGGTGCGGGGGCTGAAGGCGCGGGAAGCGGAGGAGATCGCGCGCACCTATCTGGAGCGCGTGCGCATCGCCGATCAGGCGGACAAATACCCCGCCCAACTTTCCGGCGGCCAGCAACAGCGCGTGGCGATTGCCCGTGCGCTCTGCATGAATCCGAAGGTGCTGCTCTTCGACGAGCCGACCTCGGCGCTTGATCCCGAAATGGTCAAGGAGGTGCTTGATACGATGATCTCGCTCGCCGTCGAGGGGCGCACGATGGTCTGCGTGACCCATGAGATGGGTTTTGCTCGGGCGGTGGCCGACCGGGTGATCTTCATGGCCGGCGGCGAAATCATCGAAGAGGCGACACCCAACGAGTTCTTCACCAGCCCGAGGAGCGAGCGCACCCGCGCCTTCCTCGGCCAGATCCTTGGTCACTGA